The proteins below are encoded in one region of Tamandua tetradactyla isolate mTamTet1 chromosome 9, mTamTet1.pri, whole genome shotgun sequence:
- the PRR33 gene encoding proline-rich protein 33, with protein sequence MLVSALPLPSAEGPPRRPPPLLPKPGKDNLRLQKLLRKAGRRPPAPLGPFRTSLSPVSEASHDQEAPKACGPHVLITRHVASPLQEPMLSASCAHVQPAPSPRAGTPEPPRTAPEGAPRAPAPAPQHPQTAPCVPVAHTRLLPAGAQAAQPRPEDTPVSRPPPGLQTPRLSEEGARVAAPTAPACHPPRHSPCSPAPAVPTAPACHSPRPAPCSPTPVAPTDPAARCPETPSSRLSGPHPKVAAEARPSGWTRLKQLLVEAEPPPAPGPQQDPVRDPQEPPRPASLAPRPPAPRASRLWDAVLYQASVAEARRRPAGPGEGQGGLAGLRRLPLLCRPRFDARRLREAARPPAPTLPVPRSFNRTATGWRLP encoded by the coding sequence ATGCTGGTCTCGGCCCTGCCGCTGCCCTCCGCAGAGGGCCCCCCGCGCCGCCCGCCGCCCCTGCTGCCCAAGCCTGGCAAGGACAACCTGCGTCTGCAGAAGCTTCTGAGGAAGGCAGGCCGGAGGCCCCCTGCCCCCCTGGGCCCCTTCCGCACCTCCCTGTCACCGGTCAGCGAGGCCAGCCACGACCAGGAGGCCCCCAAGGCCTGCGGCCCCCATGTCCTCATCACCCGCCACGTGGCATCGCCGCTGCAGGAGCCCATGCTCTCCGCCAGCTGCGCCCACGTCCAGCCGGCCCCGTCCCCCCGCGCTGGGACCCCGGAGCCCCCCAGGACGGCCCCAGAAGGGGCACCccgagccccagccccagccccgcaGCACCCGCAGACCGCGCCCTGCGTCCCCGTGGCCCACACCCGCCTGCTGCCCGCCGGCGCTCAGGCGGCCCAGCCGCGGCCCGAGGACACCCCCGTGTCCAGGCCTCCGCCCGGCTTGCAGACCCCGCGGCTCAGCGAGGAGGGGGCCAGGGTGGCGGCACCCACAGCCCCCGCCTGCCACCCGCCGAGACACTCGCCCTGCAGTCCGGCCCCCGCGGTGCCCACAGCCCCCGCCTGCCACTCGCCAAGACCCGCGCCCTGCAGCCCGACCCCCGTGGCACCCACGGATCCCGCGGCACGGTGCCCGGAGACGCCCTCCTCCCGGCTGTCGGGCCCCCACCCCAAAGTGGCGGCCGAGGCCCGGCCCAGCGGCTGGACGCGCCTTAAGCAGCTTCTGGTGGAGGCCGAGCCGCCCCCGGCCCCGGGGCCGCAGCAGGACCCTGTGAGGGACCCACAGGAGCCCCCGCGCCCCGCCAGCCTGGCCCCCCGGCCCCCCGCCCCCCGGGCCTCACGGCTGTGGGACGCGGTGCTGTACCAGGCGTCGGTGGCCGAGGCGCGCAGGCGCCCGGCTGGGCCTGGAGAGGGACAGGGGGGCCTGGCCGGCCTGCGCCGCCTGCCGCTCCTGTGCCGGCCCCGCTTCGACGCCCGGAGGCTGCGGGAGGCCGCCCGCCCCCCGGCCCCCACTCTCCCGGTGCCCAGGAGCTTCAACCGCACGGCCACCGGCTGGAGGCTGCCCTGA